In the Peptoclostridium acidaminophilum DSM 3953 genome, one interval contains:
- a CDS encoding metal ABC transporter ATP-binding protein, with translation MDDYIIELKNISMSYSGVCALDSVNLNVRRGEFLGIIGPNGGGKSTLLKIICGLIKPSGGQITINSSMPVGYVPQFSSFSRTFPISVLDVTLTGTLPGKLSPFHRFSSEDISNARKNLALMGIGELEKRQIGKLSGGQLQKVLLARALSANPDILLLDEPTASIDSTSRTDIYALLKELSKSRTIIIVSHDIGAVSSYVDTIACLNRKLFYHGDEQTPLTDSLERVYGCHIDLIAHGVPHRVLNPHIDYEEDKND, from the coding sequence ATGGATGATTACATAATAGAGCTCAAAAATATAAGCATGTCTTATTCGGGAGTCTGTGCACTCGATTCTGTAAATCTGAATGTAAGGCGCGGAGAATTCCTGGGCATAATAGGCCCCAACGGAGGCGGCAAGAGTACTCTTTTGAAAATAATATGCGGCCTTATAAAACCCTCTGGAGGCCAGATTACCATAAACAGCTCTATGCCTGTAGGATACGTACCTCAGTTTTCAAGTTTTAGCAGGACATTCCCAATAAGCGTGCTTGATGTAACGCTCACCGGCACCCTTCCTGGAAAACTTTCTCCTTTCCACCGGTTCAGCAGTGAGGATATTTCAAATGCCAGAAAAAATTTAGCTCTCATGGGCATAGGCGAGCTTGAAAAAAGGCAAATCGGAAAGCTCTCCGGCGGCCAGCTTCAGAAGGTGCTGCTGGCACGCGCCCTGTCCGCAAACCCTGACATACTTCTTCTTGACGAGCCCACGGCCAGCATAGACTCGACCTCCAGGACCGACATATATGCGCTTTTAAAGGAACTTAGCAAGAGCAGGACCATAATCATAGTAAGCCATGACATAGGAGCCGTATCATCCTATGTCGATACTATAGCGTGCCTCAACAGGAAGCTCTTCTATCACGGCGACGAGCAGACCCCTCTGACCGACAGTCTTGAGAGAGTTTACGGATGCCATATTGACCTTATCGCTCACGGAGTGCCCCACAGGGTTCTCAATCCCCACATAGACTACGAGGAGGATAAAAATGACTAG
- a CDS encoding HAD family hydrolase, producing MGNIAAFFDIDGTLHRDSLMIEHFKKLVKFEVIPEKHWTDKLKYTYDKWLTRRGEYDSYLLEAAQIYVNSLKGVRREIIDYTSEKIVEVKFEKVYRYTRTMIKKHVDMGHTVIFISGSPDFLVEKMSKMYNATDYIGTKYIFKDSVFTGEIVPMWESKDKIVAIKEFIKKYDIDISQSYAYGDTNGDISMLKKVKYPVAINPTHELIKK from the coding sequence ATGGGCAATATTGCTGCTTTCTTTGACATAGACGGTACATTGCACAGGGATTCGCTCATGATTGAGCACTTCAAAAAACTGGTGAAGTTCGAGGTCATACCGGAAAAGCACTGGACTGACAAGCTTAAGTATACATATGACAAATGGCTCACCAGAAGAGGTGAATATGATTCCTACCTGCTAGAGGCCGCTCAAATTTATGTAAACTCACTCAAAGGTGTAAGACGCGAAATAATAGACTACACAAGCGAAAAGATTGTTGAGGTCAAGTTCGAAAAAGTGTACAGATACACGCGAACCATGATAAAAAAACACGTTGATATGGGGCACACAGTAATATTCATTTCAGGCAGTCCGGATTTTCTTGTTGAAAAAATGTCAAAAATGTATAATGCCACTGACTATATAGGCACAAAATATATTTTCAAGGACAGTGTTTTCACCGGAGAAATAGTCCCCATGTGGGAATCAAAGGACAAGATAGTGGCCATAAAGGAATTCATCAAAAAATACGACATAGACATATCCCAAAGCTACGCGTATGGGGATACGAACGGCGACATATCTATGCTCAAAAAAGTCAAATATCCGGTGGCCATAAACCCCACTCACGAGCTTATAAAAAAATAA
- a CDS encoding stalk domain-containing protein translates to MKKFVVTAITLAAVSGAAFAYEGEIKEIAAHINEQINVYIDGEQAGEEFAPIIYEGRAYMPIRAVSEKLGIKIYWNEEQKSIELGAKKDAYQLTAADYEDRFYSEFTSDKELLTLGGNSSDYGIIFRRDYGDFGDYEGGYVNYAAVVKPGGNHTKFGGTIRMENNTNAEKVLFKFYENYVEDRLIKEIEVKRGEDVQFEIDISSVDKLYIYQRSEDRLEKFSDPVKMIIAEPYFK, encoded by the coding sequence ATGAAAAAATTCGTTGTTACTGCAATTACGCTTGCCGCAGTATCAGGAGCAGCATTTGCATATGAAGGAGAAATAAAGGAAATAGCAGCCCATATAAATGAGCAGATAAACGTCTACATTGATGGGGAACAGGCGGGGGAAGAATTCGCTCCTATAATATACGAAGGCAGGGCTTACATGCCAATTCGAGCAGTTTCTGAAAAGCTGGGAATAAAGATATACTGGAACGAGGAGCAAAAGAGCATTGAGCTTGGCGCAAAAAAAGATGCCTATCAGTTAACGGCAGCAGACTATGAAGACAGGTTCTACTCGGAGTTCACATCGGACAAGGAACTCTTGACTCTAGGCGGCAATAGCAGTGATTACGGCATAATTTTCAGGAGGGACTACGGAGATTTTGGAGACTATGAAGGCGGCTATGTGAACTATGCGGCTGTCGTAAAACCTGGCGGGAACCACACCAAATTCGGCGGCACAATCAGGATGGAGAACAACACAAATGCAGAGAAGGTTCTCTTCAAGTTTTATGAGAACTATGTGGAGGACAGGCTCATAAAGGAAATAGAGGTTAAAAGGGGCGAAGATGTCCAATTTGAAATAGACATAAGCTCAGTAGACAAATTATATATATATCAAAGAAGTGAAGACAGGCTTGAAAAGTTCAGCGATCCTGTGAAAATGATAATAGCAGAGCCGTATTTCAAATAA
- a CDS encoding bifunctional 5,10-methylenetetrahydrofolate dehydrogenase/5,10-methenyltetrahydrofolate cyclohydrolase, translated as MAERLMGKEVAAAIKEELSSKVAALKDKNITPKLGIVRVGARPDDLFYEGGAKKTCESIGMDFEVFEYPEDITQEAFESAVKDVNARKDVNGILMFSPLPKHLKEPEIRELISTEKDVDCLTVGSQAKVFIGDKTGFAPCTPAAVMDILHHFNIPVAGKKAVVLGRSLVVGKPLAMLLLGENATVTICHSRTENLPEVCKDADILIAAVGRAKMVKANFVKPGQTVIDVGINEDPENPGKYCGDVDYNEVAEIVEKITPVPAGVGSVTTSVLCKQTIRACEMQNGL; from the coding sequence ATGGCAGAAAGGTTAATGGGTAAAGAGGTTGCTGCTGCTATCAAGGAAGAGCTCTCTTCAAAGGTTGCCGCGTTAAAAGATAAAAACATCACTCCAAAGCTCGGGATTGTAAGAGTTGGGGCCAGACCAGACGATTTGTTTTATGAAGGCGGAGCAAAGAAGACATGTGAATCTATAGGCATGGATTTTGAAGTGTTCGAGTATCCAGAGGATATAACTCAGGAAGCTTTTGAAAGCGCTGTAAAAGACGTAAATGCCAGAAAAGACGTAAACGGCATACTTATGTTTAGTCCACTGCCAAAGCATCTGAAGGAGCCTGAAATCAGAGAGCTGATCTCGACAGAAAAGGACGTGGATTGCCTTACTGTAGGCAGCCAGGCAAAGGTTTTCATAGGCGACAAAACGGGATTCGCTCCTTGCACTCCAGCCGCAGTTATGGATATTCTACATCACTTCAATATTCCTGTAGCGGGCAAAAAAGCTGTTGTACTTGGAAGATCTCTAGTTGTTGGCAAGCCGCTGGCTATGCTGCTGCTAGGAGAAAATGCCACTGTAACAATATGCCACTCAAGAACAGAAAATCTTCCAGAGGTTTGCAAGGACGCAGACATACTGATCGCAGCAGTCGGCAGAGCAAAGATGGTTAAAGCCAATTTTGTAAAGCCTGGCCAGACTGTAATCGATGTGGGCATCAACGAAGATCCTGAGAATCCTGGAAAATATTGCGGCGACGTTGACTACAACGAGGTTGCGGAAATTGTCGAGAAGATAACCCCAGTGCCAGCCGGCGTTGGTTCGGTTACAACTTCAGTGCTTTGCAAGCAGACAATAAGAGCCTGCGAGATGCAAAACGGATTATAA
- a CDS encoding cob(I)yrinic acid a,c-diamide adenosyltransferase, with protein MEGKGLIQIYTGDGKGKTTAAIGQGIRACGRGCRVIMVQFLKTSDSGELEIIKKIDGFDVFRFQTQEGFYWNLDEAGRSRVEAETKAALEFAERVMADKKCDILILDEILGALSNGLVKLDSLIRLLGNKPEGMEVVLTGRGAPEELIEKADLVTQMQKVKHPLDKGIGARRGIEY; from the coding sequence ATGGAAGGCAAAGGGCTTATTCAGATATACACAGGTGATGGGAAGGGCAAGACAACGGCAGCTATAGGGCAGGGAATAAGGGCGTGCGGAAGAGGTTGCAGGGTAATAATGGTGCAGTTTCTTAAGACATCGGATTCTGGAGAGCTTGAAATCATCAAAAAAATAGACGGCTTTGACGTATTCAGGTTCCAGACTCAAGAGGGCTTTTACTGGAATCTTGATGAAGCCGGCAGGAGCAGAGTGGAAGCTGAAACAAAGGCAGCGCTTGAATTTGCAGAAAGAGTCATGGCTGATAAAAAGTGCGATATTCTCATACTTGACGAAATACTCGGAGCTCTCTCGAACGGGCTCGTAAAGCTCGACAGCCTGATCAGGCTTCTGGGAAACAAGCCAGAGGGCATGGAGGTCGTATTGACAGGCAGAGGAGCGCCGGAGGAGCTCATAGAGAAGGCTGACCTTGTCACGCAGATGCAGAAGGTAAAGCATCCGCTTGACAAGGGTATAGGAGCAAGAAGAGGCATAGAATACTAA
- a CDS encoding cyclodeaminase/cyclohydrolase family protein, with protein MAMMDKNCREFVEALASKAPVPGGGGAAAYGGAVGMALSTMVGNYTVGKKKYADVEDEVKELMAQGEKIQAELLALVEKDAEVFEPLSKAYGLPTETDEQKKIKAETLEKESINACSVPMEIMRKAYEGIKVHKRMGEIGSLLVISDVGCGVVFLKSALIAGKLNVVINLKTIKDEEFVSKAREEMERLVAEGCKIADETLEAVIEKIS; from the coding sequence ATGGCAATGATGGACAAGAACTGTAGAGAATTTGTTGAAGCATTGGCATCAAAGGCACCTGTGCCTGGCGGCGGAGGTGCGGCTGCTTATGGCGGAGCAGTTGGGATGGCCCTATCTACAATGGTTGGAAACTACACTGTAGGCAAAAAGAAATACGCCGATGTTGAAGACGAGGTTAAAGAGCTGATGGCGCAGGGAGAGAAGATACAAGCTGAGCTTTTGGCACTGGTAGAAAAGGATGCAGAAGTATTCGAGCCGCTCTCTAAGGCTTACGGACTTCCAACTGAAACAGACGAGCAGAAAAAAATAAAGGCCGAAACACTTGAAAAAGAGTCAATAAATGCATGCTCTGTGCCAATGGAGATAATGAGGAAGGCATATGAAGGCATAAAAGTACATAAGCGCATGGGTGAAATAGGAAGCCTGCTTGTCATTTCAGATGTCGGCTGTGGAGTCGTATTCCTGAAATCAGCTCTTATAGCTGGAAAGCTTAATGTTGTAATCAATCTGAAGACTATAAAAGACGAAGAATTTGTAAGCAAGGCAAGAGAAGAAATGGAACGTCTGGTAGCCGAAGGCTGCAAAATAGCAGATGAAACTCTTGAGGCTGTAATTGAAAAAATATCATAG
- a CDS encoding cell division FtsA domain-containing protein codes for MRVSDLIFALDIGTRTIIGLVCKREGEVLKIIASSVAEHDDRNMYDGQIHNIDGVARVVSRVKASLEEQTGSRLERVAVAAAGRSLKTCRAKAKLDVDFLSEIEQPVVESLELEGVQNAQNLLEENLTEGDSKYYCVGHTATAYYLDGLFIENLVGHRGNSIEVEVLATFLPNVVVDSLYSVMDRVGLEIESLTLEPIASMNVAIKKNMRLLNLAMVDIGAGTCDIAITNQGTITSYAMVSGAGDSITEDIAKNFLLDFDTAESVKIQLTAQSEVKFMDVVGIEQTIPSADIISCIEDSIRSMAHKIADEILSHNGKAPGAVFLVGGGSQIPLLGDMIAEHMGIPKERVVIRDSSIAVEFIDIPKSLQGPQSITPLGIALNHSLNARKNFIEVNLNESTVRLFNSKQLKVSDALLSVGFKPRNLIPEKGDDISYFIVGEQRLLKGLPGEPAQISINGSPANLMDTISDGCDITIVPARKGKSPAVSILECLELEGIAAESLEGYEVRLNDKIADLDASVSDGDIIDVIPSAASTDSDADLQADLQIGLQDDLQALEVEEPIETPSPDDIDASRHLESPYSELFQGTPGNHLMLTVNGQELEIAHGKSTFVLTDIFEYIDFDISKPKGFLTLLVNGNRAEFMHELKNGDSVEISWK; via the coding sequence ATGCGTGTAAGCGATTTGATATTTGCTCTTGATATAGGAACCAGGACCATAATAGGCCTGGTATGCAAACGTGAAGGGGAAGTGCTGAAAATAATAGCAAGCTCCGTGGCTGAACATGACGACAGAAACATGTATGACGGCCAGATACACAATATCGATGGGGTTGCGCGTGTTGTATCCAGGGTGAAGGCTTCGCTTGAGGAACAAACGGGATCCAGACTGGAGCGGGTCGCCGTAGCTGCTGCAGGAAGGTCGCTCAAGACATGCAGGGCAAAAGCCAAGCTCGACGTTGATTTTTTGAGCGAAATAGAGCAGCCTGTAGTAGAAAGCCTCGAACTCGAAGGCGTCCAAAACGCCCAGAATCTGCTGGAAGAAAATCTTACAGAAGGCGACTCCAAATATTACTGCGTAGGCCATACCGCCACAGCATACTATCTGGACGGCCTGTTTATAGAAAACCTTGTCGGGCACAGGGGCAACAGCATTGAGGTTGAAGTGCTGGCCACCTTCCTTCCCAACGTTGTAGTTGACAGCCTCTACAGCGTTATGGACAGGGTAGGCCTTGAGATAGAGAGCCTGACTCTCGAGCCTATAGCATCAATGAATGTGGCTATAAAAAAGAACATGCGACTTCTGAATCTTGCAATGGTCGACATAGGCGCCGGCACTTGCGATATTGCAATTACAAACCAGGGCACAATAACATCCTATGCGATGGTGTCAGGAGCAGGTGACAGCATAACAGAAGATATTGCGAAAAATTTTCTTCTGGATTTTGATACGGCAGAGTCTGTGAAAATCCAGCTCACAGCTCAAAGTGAAGTGAAATTCATGGATGTTGTCGGCATAGAGCAGACAATACCTTCAGCAGATATAATTTCCTGCATAGAGGATTCCATCAGGAGCATGGCGCATAAAATCGCTGACGAAATACTCTCTCACAACGGCAAAGCTCCGGGAGCGGTTTTCCTCGTGGGAGGAGGCAGCCAGATACCTTTGCTGGGCGATATGATTGCCGAGCACATGGGTATCCCAAAGGAGCGCGTCGTCATAAGGGACTCTTCAATAGCTGTTGAATTCATTGACATCCCAAAGAGTCTGCAGGGGCCCCAGTCTATAACTCCTCTTGGGATAGCTCTCAACCATTCATTGAATGCGCGCAAAAATTTCATAGAGGTCAATCTGAACGAAAGCACGGTAAGGCTTTTCAACTCAAAGCAGCTCAAGGTGTCTGACGCACTGCTGTCAGTGGGCTTTAAGCCAAGAAATCTCATACCTGAAAAGGGCGATGATATCTCGTATTTCATAGTTGGCGAGCAAAGGCTCCTAAAAGGGCTTCCGGGCGAACCCGCCCAGATTAGTATAAACGGCTCTCCTGCCAATCTTATGGACACCATCAGCGACGGCTGCGACATAACAATCGTGCCTGCCCGCAAGGGTAAATCCCCGGCTGTTTCAATTCTCGAGTGCCTTGAGCTCGAAGGCATAGCAGCAGAATCGCTTGAAGGCTATGAAGTCAGACTCAATGACAAGATTGCGGATTTGGATGCATCTGTGTCTGACGGCGATATTATTGACGTTATTCCGTCCGCGGCTTCCACCGATTCAGACGCCGATTTGCAGGCTGATTTGCAAATCGGCTTACAAGATGATTTGCAAGCTCTTGAAGTTGAAGAACCCATAGAAACTCCAAGTCCGGACGATATTGATGCCTCAAGACACTTAGAGTCTCCATACAGCGAACTTTTTCAAGGCACTCCGGGTAACCATCTGATGCTTACAGTAAACGGACAGGAGCTAGAAATAGCCCACGGCAAATCAACCTTCGTGCTTACTGACATATTTGAATATATAGACTTCGACATATCTAAGCCCAAGGGATTTTTAACGCTGCTCGTCAACGGCAATAGAGCTGAATTCATGCACGAGCTCAAAAATGGCGATTCAGTCGAAATAAGCTGGAAATAG
- a CDS encoding metal ABC transporter solute-binding protein, Zn/Mn family yields the protein MLSGKKLLILLLAFAAAIFSACGQDESVKSQKPVIAVSIPPQEEFIRAIAGDSVAIVTIIPPGSSPETYQPSPKQMQLFSSASIYFAMGVPAEEANILPKARELNPDAKVVRLDDEVKKIYPELKISGHAHEDGEEIHEEGEALSRDPHIWMSPKRVIVMLDVMASELSMLYPENSDLYSSNAKSYKKKLIQLDASIKSELSIAKQKEFIIYHPSLGYFANDYGLTMIAVESEGKDATARQLQYIVDLAKERGIKVIFHQAEIASAQSRTLADEIGGKVVEITPLSADYIKNMEKIAATFKEVLE from the coding sequence ATGTTATCAGGGAAAAAATTACTTATACTTCTATTGGCTTTTGCGGCCGCCATATTCTCAGCATGCGGTCAGGATGAAAGCGTGAAATCCCAAAAGCCTGTCATTGCAGTTTCAATCCCTCCCCAGGAGGAGTTTATAAGAGCCATAGCTGGAGACAGCGTGGCCATAGTTACAATAATACCTCCAGGCAGCAGCCCCGAGACATACCAGCCTTCGCCAAAGCAGATGCAGCTTTTCAGCAGCGCATCCATCTATTTTGCGATGGGAGTGCCTGCAGAGGAGGCCAACATACTTCCAAAGGCAAGGGAGCTTAACCCGGACGCAAAAGTAGTAAGGCTTGATGATGAGGTCAAGAAGATATACCCTGAGCTCAAAATATCCGGACATGCGCATGAGGATGGAGAGGAAATCCATGAAGAGGGTGAGGCTCTCAGCCGTGATCCCCACATATGGATGTCTCCCAAAAGGGTCATAGTAATGCTAGATGTCATGGCGAGCGAGCTTTCAATGCTCTACCCTGAAAACAGTGATTTATACTCAAGCAATGCAAAATCATACAAAAAAAAGCTTATTCAGCTTGACGCGTCAATTAAAAGCGAGCTTTCTATCGCCAAGCAAAAGGAGTTCATAATCTACCACCCTTCTTTGGGATATTTTGCAAACGACTACGGCCTTACAATGATAGCCGTAGAGAGCGAGGGCAAGGACGCGACAGCAAGGCAGCTGCAGTACATAGTAGACCTGGCAAAGGAGCGCGGCATAAAAGTAATATTCCATCAAGCTGAAATAGCTAGCGCCCAGTCGAGAACACTCGCTGATGAGATAGGTGGCAAGGTCGTAGAAATAACTCCGCTTTCTGCCGACTACATAAAGAACATGGAAAAGATAGCCGCAACTTTCAAGGAGGTCCTTGAGTAG
- a CDS encoding pyridoxal phosphate-dependent decarboxylase family protein, which translates to MLELEKMDIHIESVMELIKKYQSGISSGRVLPKASRREMEDLLFEEMPIQGKDAEAVIEEFADKIIPNSTKVGSARFLSWIITSPSQAGILGEMANIGLSQAPFLFKAGPAATVIEDMIINWIKGIFDFPEGAGGILVSGGSVSTLTALGAAREAMFPGVTENGMHSLEKPLALYTSKKAHASIDKAIGALGFGKKMLRKIGVDSQYRIDPKELEESIIKDRQNGCMPFCIIAQAGTSVAGAVDDIQRLSEIAKKYGLWLHVDGAYGGGAILTTKGKELLRGIQEADSISVDPHKWFFIPPEAGCVLLKDRRHLYNAYRMGQDEYNPKTPVEFVNYGIQSTRMSRAIKIWFAFKIYGTQTLAAAIEKNIELAKAFHEGLADIKGVSRLNNPMTSAVCFSFEGGQEENEGFLRYIEEEFFLSPAVLGGKHCIRACFSNYRTKKGHVEELLELIREFKRS; encoded by the coding sequence ATGCTTGAGCTCGAAAAAATGGATATCCATATTGAAAGCGTAATGGAGCTGATTAAAAAATATCAAAGCGGAATTTCGTCAGGCCGAGTACTGCCCAAGGCTTCAAGAAGAGAAATGGAAGACCTGTTGTTTGAGGAAATGCCGATTCAGGGAAAAGATGCCGAAGCTGTCATAGAGGAGTTTGCAGACAAGATTATACCAAATTCGACAAAGGTGGGCAGCGCGAGGTTTCTCTCGTGGATAATAACAAGCCCTTCACAGGCTGGAATATTGGGAGAGATGGCCAATATTGGGCTTAGCCAGGCTCCTTTCCTGTTCAAGGCCGGACCTGCCGCAACGGTCATAGAGGACATGATAATAAACTGGATTAAGGGTATTTTCGATTTTCCGGAGGGAGCAGGCGGCATACTCGTGAGCGGGGGAAGCGTCTCCACCCTCACGGCGCTCGGGGCGGCCAGGGAGGCTATGTTTCCGGGAGTCACCGAGAACGGGATGCATTCCCTCGAGAAGCCTCTTGCTCTTTACACGTCAAAAAAAGCGCATGCTTCGATAGACAAGGCAATAGGTGCTTTGGGCTTTGGGAAGAAAATGCTAAGAAAGATAGGCGTGGATTCCCAGTACCGCATTGATCCAAAAGAACTCGAGGAGAGTATAATAAAAGACCGGCAAAACGGCTGCATGCCATTTTGCATAATAGCGCAGGCCGGCACTTCTGTTGCAGGCGCTGTAGATGACATCCAGAGGCTTTCGGAAATTGCAAAAAAATATGGGCTATGGCTGCATGTGGACGGAGCGTACGGGGGCGGAGCCATACTAACAACAAAAGGCAAGGAGCTGCTAAGGGGCATTCAGGAGGCTGACTCAATATCGGTAGACCCGCACAAGTGGTTTTTCATACCGCCCGAAGCCGGGTGCGTGCTTTTGAAGGATAGAAGGCACCTTTACAACGCATACAGGATGGGGCAGGATGAGTACAACCCAAAGACCCCGGTGGAATTTGTTAATTACGGCATACAGTCGACAAGAATGTCAAGGGCGATAAAGATATGGTTTGCATTCAAGATATACGGCACGCAGACTCTAGCGGCTGCGATTGAAAAAAACATTGAGCTTGCGAAGGCCTTCCATGAAGGACTTGCGGATATAAAAGGGGTGAGCAGGCTCAACAATCCAATGACAAGCGCTGTGTGTTTTTCTTTTGAAGGAGGCCAGGAGGAGAACGAAGGCTTCCTGAGATACATTGAAGAAGAGTTCTTTCTTTCTCCGGCAGTGCTCGGCGGAAAGCACTGCATAAGGGCATGCTTTTCAAATTACAGGACCAAGAAAGGGCATGTTGAAGAGCTTCTGGAATTAATACGAGAATTCAAGCGGAGTTAG
- a CDS encoding metal ABC transporter permease: protein MTSALQYNFIQNAIIGALLASIVCGIIGTIIIEKRLVMLSGGIAHASFGGIGLGYFLGVEPIITGLLFAIASALCISGIKRNTTSDSDALIGMFWSVGMAIGILFIAITPGYPPDMTSYLFGDILTISRSNILLALGMDVFILLSVAAFFNHWKAYLFDEEFSSVLGIDTRFLEYFLSVLVGMSVVILIKVVGIVLVIALLTIPPATASLFSRNLLGIMKLSIIIGSANCMLGLLISYVFNIPSGATIILVSSGVYFISVGARHER, encoded by the coding sequence ATGACTAGCGCTCTCCAGTATAATTTCATACAGAACGCCATAATCGGCGCGTTGCTCGCGAGCATAGTCTGCGGGATAATAGGAACCATAATAATAGAAAAACGCCTTGTGATGCTCAGCGGCGGCATAGCTCACGCGTCCTTCGGAGGCATAGGGCTCGGGTATTTTCTGGGGGTGGAGCCCATAATAACAGGACTGCTGTTTGCGATTGCCTCGGCGCTTTGCATATCGGGCATAAAAAGAAACACCACCTCCGACTCGGACGCACTCATAGGGATGTTTTGGTCTGTAGGCATGGCCATAGGAATACTGTTTATAGCCATAACGCCCGGCTACCCTCCCGACATGACATCATACCTTTTCGGCGATATACTCACGATTTCGCGCTCCAACATACTACTTGCGCTGGGCATGGACGTATTCATATTGCTTTCTGTTGCCGCTTTTTTCAACCACTGGAAGGCCTATCTCTTCGATGAGGAATTTTCAAGCGTACTTGGCATAGACACACGCTTCCTGGAATACTTTCTCTCAGTACTAGTCGGTATGTCTGTAGTCATACTGATAAAGGTCGTCGGGATAGTGCTTGTAATAGCTCTGCTTACAATCCCGCCAGCAACAGCTTCGCTCTTTAGCCGGAACCTGCTTGGCATAATGAAGCTTTCAATAATCATAGGTTCTGCAAACTGCATGCTGGGCCTTCTCATATCGTATGTGTTCAACATCCCTTCGGGCGCAACGATAATACTCGTATCGAGCGGGGTTTACTTTATCAGTGTAGGTGCCAGGCATGAACGTTAG